The sequence below is a genomic window from Mycobacterium spongiae.
AGCAGGACGGCTCCAATCACCAGGTCGGCGCTCTTGACGGCGCTTTCGAGATCGTAGGCCGAGGAGTAGAGGGTGCGCATCCGCCCGCCGAACTCCGCGTCGAGCTGCCGAAGTTTGTTGACGTTGACATCGAGAACCGTCACCGTCGCGCCCATCCCGTTGGCGACCCGTGCGGCGTTGTAACCCGCCGTGCCGGCGCCGATCACCACGACATGGGCCGGCTCGACACCGGGCACTCCGCCCATCAGCACGCCCCGGCCGCCGCGGGTCCGCATGAGGTGATAGGCCCCGACCTGAGCGGAGAGGCGTCCCGCGACCTCGCTCATCGGAGCCAGCAACGGCAATGTGCCATCGGCCTCCTGGACGGTCTCCAGGGCGATTGACGTTGCGCCGGATGTCAATAGCGCATCGGTGCAGGCGCGAGAGGCGGCCAGATGGAGATATGTGAACAGCGTCTGGCCGCTTCGCAGGTATCCGTACTCGGCTGGCATCGGTTCCTTGACCTTGAGTAGGAGATCCGCGTCGGCCCAGACCTGCTTGGCGGTGCTGATCAGTTCGGCGCCGGCTGACTTGAAATCGGCATCGCTGATCGCCGATCCCTCTCCGGCGCCGGTCTGGACGAGTACCTCATGGCCCCGTTGCTTCAATGCGGCGACGCCGGCCGGCGTGATGGCGACCCGGAACTCGTTGTTTTTGGTCTCGGTCGGAATGCCGACGCGCATGGTCTTCCCCTCTCGGTGTCTACGATCCAGTGTGAAGAACATTCAGCTATGCTGCAATAACTCTGATTAAGATTCATAGATGAGGTCATATGACTGAACATAAATCGGAAATTACCGATCCTCTGGACCGCTCATCGAAGGATGTTCGGTCGGCGGAACTTGCCGAGGTGGACCGCAGAATCCTGGCCTTGCTCCACAGCGATGCGCGGATAGCCAACAACGCGCTGGCGGAGGCTGTCGGGATCGCGCCGTCGACGTGCCACGGTCGCCTTCGGCGGTTGCTGGACCTTGGGGTCATTCGGGGGTTTTATGCCGACATAGATCCGGTTGCCGTGGGTATGCCTTTGCAAGCCATGGTTTCGGTCAACCTGCAGTCCAACGCCCGCGGGAATATCCGTAGTTTCATCCAGCAGATTCGCCGCAAGCGACAGGTCATGGATGTGTACTTTCTGGCCGGCGCCGACGATTTCATCCTGCATGTCGCCGCGCGCGACACCGACGACCTGCGTTCGTTCGTGGTCGATAATCTCAATGCCGACGCGAACGTCGCAGGCACCCAGACGTCGCTGATATTCGAGCATTTGCGCGGGGCGGCCCCCGTTTAGGCAGCCCGTGGCTGGCTAAAATCTTGGGATGACCGACCCGAACGGGGCTTCTGTGACGGCCACCGTGGAGATCGATGCCAGCCCTTCTAGGGTGTACGGGCTCATCACCGACCTGCCAACGTTGGCCGCGATGGCCGAAGAAGCCGTCGCAATGGAATTGCGGCGAGGCGGTTCGGTTTGCCAAGGTGCGGTGTTCGTTGGTCACAACGAACATGCCGGCCACCGCTGGAGCACCACGTGCACAGTCACCGACGCCGAACCCGGCCGGGTCTTCGCTTTCGATGTGCGATACACCGTCCTCCCGATTGCGCGCTGGCGATATGACATCGTCGCGGTCGACGGCGGCTGCCGGGTCACCGAAAGCACCTGGGACCGGCGCCCGGGTTGGTTCCGCAAGCTTGCGCCGCTGGCCACCGGAACCAAGGATCGGACGGCGGCCAACACCGAGCACATCGCGATTACCCTGCAGCGGCTCAAGCAACGCGCCGAGGCCGGATAGCCGGCTCACCCGCAACTATACTTAAAAGGGTGTAATGTCCACTAGGACGACATTTCGGGGCTTTGTGTCCATGCATCATTCATGCCGAGATGAAGTTTTTGAAGGGGCCGCATGTTTACCGTTGATGACCGGGCCGTTGATCCGCAATCGGGCGCCGCAGACCACGAGCGGCTTGTGCTCGAGGCGCGCCACGTTGAGTTCGACTGGTCACAGCTGCCATTCCACTATGTGCCCAACGAGCCGATGGCCACCCACGTACTCAACGTCCTGCACCTGCTGTTGCCGCCGGGCGAAGAGTTTTTCGTGCACGTCTTCAAGAAGGCGCTGCCGCTGATCAAGGACGACCAACTGCGGCTGGACGTGCAGGGATTCATCGGCCAGGAAGCGATGCATTCCCAATCGCACTCCGGAGTAG
It includes:
- the ald gene encoding alanine dehydrogenase, with protein sequence MRVGIPTETKNNEFRVAITPAGVAALKQRGHEVLVQTGAGEGSAISDADFKSAGAELISTAKQVWADADLLLKVKEPMPAEYGYLRSGQTLFTYLHLAASRACTDALLTSGATSIALETVQEADGTLPLLAPMSEVAGRLSAQVGAYHLMRTRGGRGVLMGGVPGVEPAHVVVIGAGTAGYNAARVANGMGATVTVLDVNVNKLRQLDAEFGGRMRTLYSSAYDLESAVKSADLVIGAVLLPGAKAPKLISNSVVAHMKSGAVLVDIAIDQGGCFEDSRPTTYDQPTFAVHDTLFYCVANMPASVPKTSTSALTNATMPYVLDLADHGWLAACRSDPALAKGLSTHEGALLSHQVATDLGVPFTEPASVLA
- a CDS encoding Lrp/AsnC family transcriptional regulator — encoded protein: MTEHKSEITDPLDRSSKDVRSAELAEVDRRILALLHSDARIANNALAEAVGIAPSTCHGRLRRLLDLGVIRGFYADIDPVAVGMPLQAMVSVNLQSNARGNIRSFIQQIRRKRQVMDVYFLAGADDFILHVAARDTDDLRSFVVDNLNADANVAGTQTSLIFEHLRGAAPV
- a CDS encoding SRPBCC family protein, with the translated sequence MTDPNGASVTATVEIDASPSRVYGLITDLPTLAAMAEEAVAMELRRGGSVCQGAVFVGHNEHAGHRWSTTCTVTDAEPGRVFAFDVRYTVLPIARWRYDIVAVDGGCRVTESTWDRRPGWFRKLAPLATGTKDRTAANTEHIAITLQRLKQRAEAG